ACTCTCCGACCTTTGGGTACTTTTCAGTTCCCAAAAATAGCATATGCTCTAAGTAGTGAGCTAAACCCTCTCGGTCTGTAGGGTCATCAAAGTGCCCCACATTAACGGCGAGTGCGGCTGCGGCTTTTTGAGCATTTGGGTCCTGAACTAACAGTACGCGTAACCCGTTATTTAAGGTTATGTAACGGTATTGATGTTCATCATTGGGGCTTAAGTGCACAGGAGCATCTCCAGAGAAGGTGGTTTTTAAATTATGTACCCGATGATTCGGCGTGCAAACGTTGTGATCATTTTTTGGGATATGAAGAGATTTTTAGCGACTTAAAAATCATCTTTTATCGATTTTTATCAGTAATTTATTTTCTTTTAATAAGATTGTTAAGAAAGTCGAACTCTTTAGCAAGTGACTTGATATAATTATTTATATAGACTGCGTTTTCTCTGGACTGAGAGCCAAACGCTAAGTAGCGTATCGTTGATATGGGATATATCAACTCTCGAAATGTTACGTAGACAGGATTGAGCATGAAAGTATTCATAATGCGCCACGGTGAAGCAGAAAATTTTGCAAACTCTGATGCAGAGCGTGCGTTAACTCAGCGCGGTAAAATGGCGTCTCTTGCGGTCGCGCAAGCGGCAAATGAGCAAGGCATAAGTCAATTTGATAAAGTACTGGTAAGCCCCTACTTAAGAGCACAAGAAACGTGGTTAGAGATCTCTCAGGTGTTTTCTGCAAAGAAAGTTGAAACCTGTGATGATATTACTCCTTATGGAATGTCTGACGACGTGTTTGATTTGACCTTAGCGATGACGGAAGTGGAAAAGCTAGAGACTGTTTTATTTGTGTCTCATTTACCTTTAGTGGGCTACTTAACTGCGGAGTTCGCAACAGGTATGGCGCCACCTATGTTTCCGACTTCAGGTTTGGCCTGTATCGACTTTGAGCTAGAGACACAAAGAGGCGAGTTACTTTGGAATATTAATCCATAGGCGAGGCTTTAGAGAAGCTGCATGCTGAAAGGTAACAAAGAAAAGGGTATCCCAATTATTTGAGATACCCTTTGCTGTATTTGACGTTGGAATTCTTAACAGGCCAACAGATCATTTCTCAGGGATCGAAATTAAAACCAACAGTGCACCATGGCCACCAAACTCTAATGGCGCTTGATGAAAAGCCATTATGTCCGGGTGCTGCGCTAACCACAAAGGCACCTTTTGTTTAAGGATGTGTTTACCAATACCATGTTGAACGCAGGCACACGCCACGCTCTCTTTTACGCAGTGGGCAATCATTGCACCTAATTCGCGTTTCGCTTCTTGTTGAGTCATACCGTGCATATCGAGATACACATCTGGTACGTAGACACCACGACGCAGGCGCTTCACCTCATATTTAGAGACATCATCACGCGCATAACGTGTTGGGCCGTCTTCGCTAAGGTGCGGAATAAATTCATCCGAGAAATAAAACTCGCTGTCACTGGCTTGTCTCGCCGTTCGCGTAATTTCTTTTTGCTTGGCATTTCTTTTTGGCTGCTGGACTATGGTATCCTGTCGCAACTTTTTAACGCCCTTTACTGCATCATTGAATAGGGCGAAATCGTCATCGAAGTCGGTGTCTTTTTTGCTCATCAGGTTATGAATTCTAATTAGAAACGTAATTAGCGGTATTGTAGCGCTTTTCGGAGACAATTTTGGATAAGATTTTTGTAGAAGAAGCGGTATCAGAACTACACACGCTTCAAGATGTGATTCGTTGGACTGTTAGCCGCTTTAATGCAGCGGGCCTATTTTATGGTCACGGCACTGATAACGCGTGGGATGAGGCGGTACAACTTATTTTACCTACTCTTTATCTGCCGATTGATGTTCCTTCGCATGTGATGAACTCTCGTTTAACAAGCAGCGAACGTCTGCGTATTGTTGAGCGCGTGATCAAGCGTATCAATGATCGTACACCAACGGCTTACCTAACCAACAAAGCTTGGTTCTGTGGCCTTGAGTTCTTTGTTGACGAGCGTGTTCTTGTGCCTCGTTCTCCAATTGGTGAGCTGATCGAAGCTCAATTTCAACCTTGGTTAACTGAAGAACCTGTTCGTATCATGGATATGTGTACGGGTAGTGGCTGTATTGCGATTGCATGTGCTCATGCTTTCCCTGATGCAGAAGTGGATGCGATTGATATCTCTACTGACGCACTTCAAGTTGCAGAGCAGAACGTTCAAGATCACGGCATGGAGCAACAAGTGTTCCCAATCCGTTCAGATCTTTTCCGTGATTTGCCAAAAGAAAAATACAACCTGATCGTATCGAATCCACCTTACGTGGACGAAGAAGATATGAACAGCCTGCCAGATGAGTTCACACACGAACCAGAACTTGGCCTAGCTGCAGGTACAGACGGACTTAAATTGGTTCGCCGCATCTTAGCAAACGCACCAGACTACCTAACTGATGATGGTATTCTGATCTGTGAAGTTGGCAACTCAATGGTTCATATGATGGATCAGTACCCAGAGCTTCCATTCACTTGGATTGAATTCTCAAACGGTGGTCACGGTGTATTCATGATCACTCGCGAGCAGTTAGTGGCTTGCGCAGATGAGTTCTCTATCTACAAAGACTAAGCTTTGTATCGAAAAAGCTTTTTTGATTAGATTCGGGTTACCTTCGTTATTAGAGAAACCCGCTCTGTATTAATTTAAACGCCATGCAGCAATGCATGGCGTTTTTTATTGCCTACATTTTGGATATCGGGGCTTAGCGTTGAGGATTCGTTGCATATTATTTAGTTGCTTAATATGAATAACTATCACATATTAACGGTCAATGTTTAGTCGTTTTAGTGAGTTAAGGAGAATTCGCGATGAGCTTTGATACATGGATTTATTATTTATTAGCGGTGCTGATCTTAACGGCTTCGCCCGGGCCAAGCTCTTTATTATGCATGACCAAAGGTGTGCAATCTGGCTTTAAATTATCGATATTTACCGCGCTGGGTAGCTTAACTGCGATTACTGGAATTCTAACCTTATCGTTTACCGGGCTAGGGGTGATTATTGCTTCGTCTGAAATGGTATTTAATGTCATAAAATGGACTGGTGCGGCTTATCTTATTTATCTCGGTTGGAAGTCGCTACGGTCAAGTCAGCAAGATTATGACAACCTGTCGACTCAACAATCCGATTCTAAATCTGTTAAAGAAAGTGCTGCGCAGCATTACTTAAGTGGTTTCATTGTTGGTGCGAGCAATCCCAAAGCTATCCTATTTTTTACCGCACTTTTCCCTCAGTTTATTGACCCTTCGATAGCGATATTTCCTCAATTTGTGGTGTTCGCTTTGACCTTCGTTGTCATGGAATTGTCTTGGTTATTGGTCTACGCCTACCTAGGTGCAAAATCATCAACTTGGTTATTTGCCAAGGGTCGAGCCAAGGTATTTAACCGTGTTACAGGGGGCGTGTTTATTGGTGCAGGAGCGCTACTTTCGACGACAAGCCGAGCATAACTTTTCGATTTATCAAAGGGCTGAATAGTTACAGAAAATTCTTAATGCTGTCATAAAAGGTTAATATTAATATGCTTGCTGATTTTATCGAAAAGCCGATATATTGTAGTTACACCATCACGTTCTCAAGGAGAGACATATGCAGCATCAAGAAATGATTCAACACAGTAACTTTGGCGTTATCAGCCGCACTTGGCTTTTCTCTACCCTGTCTCTAGTGGGTATTCTTGCTCTAATGTAGTCAGCTTTATGGCTCTATATTTTTAGTTTTTATTATGAACACACTTGTTAAAAAGTCTTCAAAGTTAGAACTCTTCCTCTCTTAAATGTGGCTCTTCTCATCAGGCTAGCCACTTAACCTTTTTCTCTGAATAATCTCTTTGTCTGATTAACCCCTTACCTGAAAAGACTCACTGCATAACCTGATCTGAAGTTGTTATTAAACTGTGATAATCTTAAGTTATCTTTTATCTACAGTGTATCTCTCATGTCTGTCTGGGATTCTATTTCATTTAACAATCGATTTACTGCATTACCTCGACTGTTCTATACCCCAATTCAACCTACACCGCTCAGCAATGTCCAATGGCTCGCATGGAACCATAACCTTGCGGATGAACTCGGCTTTCCGTCATTTGATGATGCTTCAGAGGAATTGCTTGAGACGTTGTCGGGCAAGGTTGAACCTGAGCAGTTTTCGCCTGTAGCAATGAAATACGCAGGTCACCAGTTTGGCTCTTATAACCCTGATTTAGGTGATGGAAGGGGGCTGTTATTAGCTCAAATTGTCGCTAAAAGTGGTGAAACGTTCGATTTACACCTCAAAGGTGCAGGTAAAACGCCTTATTCTCGTATGGGGGATGGACGCGCTGTTATTCGATCAACGGTTCGCGAGTACTTATGTAGCGAAGCGATGGCGGGGCTTAATATCCCAACCACACGTGCATTAGCCATGATGACCAGTGACACGCCAGTTTATCGTGAGAAGCAAGAGTGGGGCGCATTGTTGGTGCGTGCTGCTGAGTCACATATCCGTTTCGGTCACTTTGAACACCTGTTTTATACCAATCAGTTGGCAGAACATAAATTACTGGCTGATAAAGTCATCGAATGGCACTTCCCAGAATGCCTCGATGAAGAGAAACCCTACGCAGACATGTTTAATGAGATTGTCGATCGTACTGCGGAAATGGTCGCGTTGTGGCAAGCGAATGGTTTTGCTCATGGCGTGATGAACACCGATAACATGTCGATTATCGGGCAAACATTCGATTACGGGCCATTCGCCTTCCTTGACGAATACGACCCTCGCTTGATCTGTAATCACTCGGATTACCAAGGGCGCTATGCCTTTAATCAGCAACCAAGAATAGGGCTTTGGAACCTGTCGGCACTGGCTCACTCACTTTCTCCGCTGGTTGATAAGGCCGACTTAGAGGCGGCTTTAGAGCAGTACGAACCACAAATGAACGGTTATTTCAGTCAGATGATGCGTCGTAAATTGGGGCTGCTTTCGAAACAAGAAGGCGACAGTCGTTTGTTCGAATCTATGTTCGAGCTGATGTCACAAAATAAAGTCGACTACCCAAGGTTCTTTAGAACGCTGTCTAACCTAGACACCTTGTCGCCACAAAAAGTGATTGATTTGGTTATCGACCGAGAGGCCGCAAAACTGTGGGTAGATAACTACTTACAACGCTGCGAACTGGAAGAGGGTTCAGTCGCCGAGCGCTGCGAAAAGATGAGGCAAGTAAACCCTAAATTCATCCTTAGAAACTACCTAGCTCAGCTAGCTATCGACAAAGCAGAGCGCGGTGATAGCAGTGATATTGACGCTTTGATGGTGGTACTGGCTGACCCTTATGCGGAACACCCGGATTATGAATACCTGGCGGCTCTACCTCCTGAGTGGGGTAAAGCCATGGAGATCAGCTGCTCTTCATAACCAACCAATAGCGGATTAAGCCCTAAAGATTCAGATAGAGGTCACTAAGTTGTGATCTTTATCTGTTTGTTCTTCTAACTTTACAAACATGTCAATAATCAAACAATCGGCCAGCCTATACACTATGTGAATAAGTTGTAAATTTAATAGGTTTGGGCGATGCCAACAAATACTCGAATTCTCGTGGTGGATGATGATCAAGAAATCCGCGAGCTGCTGGAAGAGTACCTCACAAAATCTGGTTTCGATGTTTCTTCTGTGGGAGACGGTGTTGAACTAGAAGCTCATCTGCAAAACCAAGGTTATCCAGATCTGATTCTGCTTGATGTGATGCTACCCGGTGACGACGGTTTTACCTTGTGTCAACGCGTCCGTAAGCAATCGAATGTGCCTATCATCATGCTGACTGCCGTATCGGATGAAACCGACCAGATTATCGGCTTAGAAATTGGTGCTGATGATTACATTGCCAAGCCGTTTAGCCCTCGTCAGTTAATGGCGCGTATCAAAGCGTTATTACGCCGCGTTCAAGTGGTGGATGACAAGCCAAGTGATGCACTGCCAAAGCAAATCGTTTTTGGTGATTGGACGCTTGATACGTTAGCGCATCGAATTTCCCACAATGAACACTCGGAAGAGTTGGACTTGTCGGGTAGTGATTTTTCTCTGTTGATGTTGTTCTTAACCCGCCCTAACGAAGTTCTCGACCGTGACACTATCTCATTCGCGACCAGAGGCCGTGAAGCGTTGCCTTTTGAGCGAGGCATTGATGTGCAGCTTAGTCGTCTGAGAAGCCGATTGGGCGACAGTGGCAAGTATCCTCACTACATCAAAACCATGCGCGGCAATGGCTATATCCTCGCTGTGCCTGTTCAGTATGAACACTGATAATCAAGTGCTGTTAATGAACGCCTTGCCAATGAAGTACTTCCTATGAACTGGATGAGTCGGTTAAAGCCCAACTCCTTGGTCGCAAGAACCTTGTTGTTGACCTTGTTAGCTGTGGTGATTGCTCAAGGTATCGCAACGTCTATTTGGTATAGCGAATCCAAACATAAAGAACTGGAAGGCATTCGTTCGGCTTCATCGAGCATGGCGAACATGTTTGCTTCAACGGTGGCTTTCTTTCAGTCTTTGCCCGTCAAATATCGCCATATCGTGTTAGACCAAATTAGAAATATGGGCGGGACGCGTTTCTTTGTCTCTTTCAATAAAGAGGCGCTGATTGTCGAGCCGATACCCGATACTCGCTTAAAAACCGCCTCGATAGAGGCCATACAAAGTGTGTTGAGTAACAAGCTCAATAAAGTAGAATCAGTGCGGGTTGATTTTTCTCGTCCTGAACACCTTCGCTTGCTCAAAAATGACATCTATTTAAGCGATCTCCCGCGATCTTGGGCACATCATACTTTAACGTTAGAACCGCTGAATCCACCCATTCTGGTTGTACAAATCGAATTGACCAGTCACGAATGGGTATACATTGCGGCATTGTTGCCTGCTCCATATGTGAAACTCGACGATACGATTCTTGGCAGAGAGCAGGTGATCTTCTTAGTTTCTTCAACGCTTATTCTGCTGGTTCTAACTTACTTGATGATTCGTCGCCAAGTGCGTCCTCTGAAAAAGTTAG
The Vibrio kanaloae genome window above contains:
- the sixA gene encoding phosphohistidine phosphatase SixA, yielding MKVFIMRHGEAENFANSDAERALTQRGKMASLAVAQAANEQGISQFDKVLVSPYLRAQETWLEISQVFSAKKVETCDDITPYGMSDDVFDLTLAMTEVEKLETVLFVSHLPLVGYLTAEFATGMAPPMFPTSGLACIDFELETQRGELLWNINP
- the smrB gene encoding endonuclease SmrB: MSKKDTDFDDDFALFNDAVKGVKKLRQDTIVQQPKRNAKQKEITRTARQASDSEFYFSDEFIPHLSEDGPTRYARDDVSKYEVKRLRRGVYVPDVYLDMHGMTQQEAKRELGAMIAHCVKESVACACVQHGIGKHILKQKVPLWLAQHPDIMAFHQAPLEFGGHGALLVLISIPEK
- the prmB gene encoding 50S ribosomal protein L3 N(5)-glutamine methyltransferase, translated to MDKIFVEEAVSELHTLQDVIRWTVSRFNAAGLFYGHGTDNAWDEAVQLILPTLYLPIDVPSHVMNSRLTSSERLRIVERVIKRINDRTPTAYLTNKAWFCGLEFFVDERVLVPRSPIGELIEAQFQPWLTEEPVRIMDMCTGSGCIAIACAHAFPDAEVDAIDISTDALQVAEQNVQDHGMEQQVFPIRSDLFRDLPKEKYNLIVSNPPYVDEEDMNSLPDEFTHEPELGLAAGTDGLKLVRRILANAPDYLTDDGILICEVGNSMVHMMDQYPELPFTWIEFSNGGHGVFMITREQLVACADEFSIYKD
- a CDS encoding LysE family translocator gives rise to the protein MSFDTWIYYLLAVLILTASPGPSSLLCMTKGVQSGFKLSIFTALGSLTAITGILTLSFTGLGVIIASSEMVFNVIKWTGAAYLIYLGWKSLRSSQQDYDNLSTQQSDSKSVKESAAQHYLSGFIVGASNPKAILFFTALFPQFIDPSIAIFPQFVVFALTFVVMELSWLLVYAYLGAKSSTWLFAKGRAKVFNRVTGGVFIGAGALLSTTSRA
- a CDS encoding protein adenylyltransferase SelO; the protein is MSVWDSISFNNRFTALPRLFYTPIQPTPLSNVQWLAWNHNLADELGFPSFDDASEELLETLSGKVEPEQFSPVAMKYAGHQFGSYNPDLGDGRGLLLAQIVAKSGETFDLHLKGAGKTPYSRMGDGRAVIRSTVREYLCSEAMAGLNIPTTRALAMMTSDTPVYREKQEWGALLVRAAESHIRFGHFEHLFYTNQLAEHKLLADKVIEWHFPECLDEEKPYADMFNEIVDRTAEMVALWQANGFAHGVMNTDNMSIIGQTFDYGPFAFLDEYDPRLICNHSDYQGRYAFNQQPRIGLWNLSALAHSLSPLVDKADLEAALEQYEPQMNGYFSQMMRRKLGLLSKQEGDSRLFESMFELMSQNKVDYPRFFRTLSNLDTLSPQKVIDLVIDREAAKLWVDNYLQRCELEEGSVAERCEKMRQVNPKFILRNYLAQLAIDKAERGDSSDIDALMVVLADPYAEHPDYEYLAALPPEWGKAMEISCSS
- a CDS encoding response regulator, whose amino-acid sequence is MPTNTRILVVDDDQEIRELLEEYLTKSGFDVSSVGDGVELEAHLQNQGYPDLILLDVMLPGDDGFTLCQRVRKQSNVPIIMLTAVSDETDQIIGLEIGADDYIAKPFSPRQLMARIKALLRRVQVVDDKPSDALPKQIVFGDWTLDTLAHRISHNEHSEELDLSGSDFSLLMLFLTRPNEVLDRDTISFATRGREALPFERGIDVQLSRLRSRLGDSGKYPHYIKTMRGNGYILAVPVQYEH